From the Leptospira biflexa serovar Patoc strain 'Patoc 1 (Paris)' genome, one window contains:
- a CDS encoding TetR/AcrR family transcriptional regulator, whose product MPKIVDHNLYRIELLSKSLPIFVSKGVASVSMRELSKELGVSTGTLYHYFPTKEALFSSMVKHLVSSDAEAIHKLSEENANVNDIINFVSGKEGHFLNLMLLAVDVKRQLSDSEELAQLVEESFTSYENALNRFFPKETEGKGGKAFLAFFVGVLFLKLKGEPETSWIHLLEGLKYLGDLFSGDINEI is encoded by the coding sequence ATGCCAAAGATTGTGGATCATAATCTTTATCGAATCGAGTTACTTTCTAAATCCCTTCCAATTTTTGTTTCGAAAGGTGTTGCTTCCGTTTCGATGAGGGAACTTTCCAAAGAATTAGGAGTATCCACTGGCACCTTATACCATTACTTTCCTACAAAGGAAGCTTTGTTTTCTTCTATGGTAAAACATCTCGTATCATCTGATGCCGAGGCAATTCATAAACTTTCGGAAGAAAACGCAAATGTAAACGATATCATCAATTTTGTCTCCGGAAAAGAAGGACATTTTCTGAATTTGATGTTACTTGCGGTTGATGTCAAACGACAGCTCTCCGACTCAGAGGAACTCGCCCAATTGGTGGAAGAATCATTCACTTCTTATGAAAATGCATTGAATCGATTTTTCCCTAAGGAAACCGAAGGGAAAGGTGGGAAAGCATTTTTAGCTTTTTTTGTGGGTGTATTGTTTTTGAAATTAAAAGGAGAACCTGAAACATCATGGATCCATCTATTGGAAGGATTAAAATACTTAGGAGATTTATTCTCAGGCGACATTAATGAAATCTAG